CGCCATGAGCAAATCCAGCATTTCCTCCGTCCAGGTGTTTCTGTCAATCTGTGCTGTGGTAAATTTGTTTTGGGTAATCATTTCAAAACCGAAAATATCTTTTACCTGGGTTTTCGCGGCACCGTCTACCACCTCCGCCACCAAATGGGAGGGAATAAACAGCACGCCGCCGCCTGCGCCGAATACAATGTCGCCGGGCAGAACAATGGCGTTTCCAATCCGGGTGGCTGTGTTAAATCCGGTCATGACAAAATCGCGGATTGGCGTGGGGTCAATGCCGCGGAAGTACACCTGCATACCCTCCACCTTTTTCATTTGTTCCACGTCCCGTACGCCGCCCCAAATAACACCGCCGCCGTTCTTTGTTTTGGTTTTGATTGCTGTGGTTAAATTGCCGCCTAAAAACGTACCCTTGTAAATTTTGTCGTACATGTCGGCCACCACCACGTCGCCCTCTGTCAGGGAGTCAATCACCCACTGGTTATAATTTCCTTTTCGTCCCTCCGCCATGCCGACGGCGAACATGGTTTCGTGCAAATCCGGCCGCGTAGGCGCAAAGGTGGCGGTAACGGCGCGGCCAATGAGTTTTCGTCCATCGTCGTGGAGGGTTTTGAGCCTGCCCTCAAATTGGCTTTCATAGCCCTTGACGAAAATTGGTTTCCAAACCTCCTCTAACGTTAGACTTTGCAGGGCAGTTAGATATTTATCCGCCACCTTCGGCCTTCCGTCGGGAAAACGTTCTCCTTTCCACTGGGGGGTTAAAGCAACAATTTCTTCTTTTACATTAAAATGCATCTATATCAAGTCCTTTCCGTCCTTACAGCCGCATTCCGCCGTCTGCCACCAGGTCGCAGCCTGTGATGTAGCGCCCCTCGTTTGACGCCAGCAGTAAAATTGGGGCGGCACAGTCCTCTGCAGTTCCGGCAAAGCCGCAGGGAATTCCGGAAAGCACCTGCTTTTTATATTCGGCGTCGTTTAAAACGTCTTCGTTGCGCGGCGTTAAAATTACGCCGGGGGACAGGTTGTTCACCGTGATGCCAAAGGGGGCAAGCTGTTTTGCAAGGTTTGTTACCAGACTCATTTGCGCTGCTTTGCTGGCAGCATAAACTGCCATGTCTTTGTGGGGTTTATATTGTTGGACGCTGCCAACAGTAATGATGCGCCCCCAGCGGTTTTCTTTCATGTGCGGAGCAAATTGCTGAATTAAGCCGAGGGTTGCAGCAAAGTTTACCTGAAGCTGGGCTTCGATTTCCTTATGCGTAATTTCGTTCCACTTTTTTCGGAACTGCACGCTGGCATTGCAGACTAAAATGTCAACGCTGTCAGTGGCCTCCAATAATTTGGCCGCCGCATCTTTCTCTGAAAGATCTACGCAAACCGCTTTCGCGCCGGGAATTTTTTTTGCCGCATCCTCCGCTTTGCCTGCTGAGGTTCCGCCGTGCACAAACACAGATGCGCCCTGCCCTGCTAAACATGCGGCGACCGCAAAACCAATTCCCTGTGTTGAGCCGGTAACCAGGGCGGTTTTCCCTGTTAAATTAAACATGGTTCTTACTCCTTCCCGATTTGAAGTGTAAAGCTGTTTTGCGACCCTTTGCGAAGGTCTATTTCCGTTTTTATTTCCTTTCCGTTTGTTACAACTGTTACATCATATTTGCCGTAGAAGCCGTGGAAATCGGCGTTTCCGCCGTCATCTGTGCCGGTTTTGCCTTCGGCATGCCACCTTTTGTTAATCAATTCGTCCAATACATGAAACGCCGGCTTTTTGGTAAAGTCGAACCGCAAAAGTCCCCCGCGGTAGTAATTTTCACCGGCTTTCATGTCGCCCTGTGGTGCAAAGGCGGCATAGCCGTCCGGCAAATTCCAATAAATAATTGCTTCCATTGCCGGGTGGCTGAAAAAGATGGTGTAAATGTAGTTTAGCAGCTCTGCCTGAATTGCTTCATCTTCTTCTATGTCTGTGAAAGCGGGAATTGTCATCTCCGTGATTTGGAGCGGGCGGCCCAACTGTGCGAATTTATTTAAAACACTGTAAACAAATTCGGGGTTATAGCGGGTAGAAATTAGCTCTTTCTCCTGCTCACGGAGCCAGAAGGAGTGAAACTGCATGCCAATCGAATCGATGCGGACATTTTTCGCAAGCAGCTGCTCAATTTGCATATAATATGCGTTTCGGTTGGTGGTAGGATAGGGCAGCTCCCACAAAACCGCCTCGTTGATAATCAGCTTTGTGAACGGAAAGAATTTATCCGCTGTTCGCCAGCTCCACTCTGCATTGTCGTCTGCAAAGAAAAAATCGGAACGTGGCTTATCTGAACCGCACAAAAGCTCGTTTGTAACTTCCATGGTGGGAATGGTTTCGCTGTAACGCTTAGCGATTTCGCGAAATCGCCTGGTATATTCCTTTTTTATTTCTGCAGTGGAAGACGATAACAGCCAGGTCGGAATAAAGTTGTCATACGTTAAACAGTGCAGCTTTGGTTCAATGTTGTTTTCCTGGCAATATTCAATGCACAAATCCGGTGCGGGGCGGCGGTAAATTTTTGCGCTTTCTTTGCCATAACGCGGTTTTCCGCGTTCTGGCTCCAAGTCGCTCCAATAAAAGGGCAGGGTGGCAAGGTTAAAAATTTCTTTAAAATATTCCTTATATTGTTTGTTCTTTTCGTCTGTTTCCAGCTCGTCCAGCATAAACAGGTTTGCACCAAACTTAAATTCGTGACTTTTCTGACAAAACTTTACCAATGCCCCGGGAATCGGTTTGCCGTTTTCGTCGGTGACGATAAGCTTTGCCGTGCCTTTTCGGTGAATTTCAATATTATTTTTTACGGTGGTGTTTAAAAACGTCTCGTTTTTCCGAAAATTTTTCAAAATGGTTTCTTTGCGAGTATTCATTCATATTTCCTCCCTGCTTCCATCAATTTTATAATAAAATGTTATCCAAGTTCCGCAATCAGATAACCATATGGCTTGAAGCTCAATGTTTTGTTTAACAGAGAATCGTCTGCCAAACCGGACTGCATTATTGTTTTTGCGTTAGAAATATCTGCGTTTAGTGTTGCGTTTACACAGGCATTCTTGGTGTTTACGACAATCAGCAGCTGCTGTTTATCGGATGCTTTTACATAGGAAACGACCTCCTTCGGGCTGCTGTTGCCGACCCAATGAATCCTGCCGTTTACAATGGCATCGCAAGCATGGTGGAGCCTGTGAATTTCCTTTATAAAACCTGCTCTTCTGATTCCGTCCTCCGTAAATGCTTTTGACCAGTTCATTGCACTGCGCTTCCCATAAAAACGGTTTGAAAACATGTTGTTTTCAGCATCGTCACAGAGCTCATATCCGTTCCACAGAAAGGAAACTCCATCGTAGGTGTTGGTGATGACCAGCGCAGCTTCCACACCTTTGGAAGTCATGATAATCTCGTTCCTGCTAAGGCCGGCGTCAGATGCAACATCGTGGGTGTCAATCGTTCTGATTA
This Congzhengia minquanensis DNA region includes the following protein-coding sequences:
- a CDS encoding RraA family protein; translated protein: MHFNVKEEIVALTPQWKGERFPDGRPKVADKYLTALQSLTLEEVWKPIFVKGYESQFEGRLKTLHDDGRKLIGRAVTATFAPTRPDLHETMFAVGMAEGRKGNYNQWVIDSLTEGDVVVADMYDKIYKGTFLGGNLTTAIKTKTKNGGGVIWGGVRDVEQMKKVEGMQVYFRGIDPTPIRDFVMTGFNTATRIGNAIVLPGDIVFGAGGGVLFIPSHLVAEVVDGAAKTQVKDIFGFEMITQNKFTTAQIDRNTWTEEMLDLLMAFIQTDSRGEPYRGLDWSAEFDLARNGDPNDTQTAL
- a CDS encoding SDR family NAD(P)-dependent oxidoreductase, with amino-acid sequence MFNLTGKTALVTGSTQGIGFAVAACLAGQGASVFVHGGTSAGKAEDAAKKIPGAKAVCVDLSEKDAAAKLLEATDSVDILVCNASVQFRKKWNEITHKEIEAQLQVNFAATLGLIQQFAPHMKENRWGRIITVGSVQQYKPHKDMAVYAASKAAQMSLVTNLAKQLAPFGITVNNLSPGVILTPRNEDVLNDAEYKKQVLSGIPCGFAGTAEDCAAPILLLASNEGRYITGCDLVADGGMRL
- a CDS encoding endo-1,4-beta-xylanase, producing MNTRKETILKNFRKNETFLNTTVKNNIEIHRKGTAKLIVTDENGKPIPGALVKFCQKSHEFKFGANLFMLDELETDEKNKQYKEYFKEIFNLATLPFYWSDLEPERGKPRYGKESAKIYRRPAPDLCIEYCQENNIEPKLHCLTYDNFIPTWLLSSSTAEIKKEYTRRFREIAKRYSETIPTMEVTNELLCGSDKPRSDFFFADDNAEWSWRTADKFFPFTKLIINEAVLWELPYPTTNRNAYYMQIEQLLAKNVRIDSIGMQFHSFWLREQEKELISTRYNPEFVYSVLNKFAQLGRPLQITEMTIPAFTDIEEDEAIQAELLNYIYTIFFSHPAMEAIIYWNLPDGYAAFAPQGDMKAGENYYRGGLLRFDFTKKPAFHVLDELINKRWHAEGKTGTDDGGNADFHGFYGKYDVTVVTNGKEIKTEIDLRKGSQNSFTLQIGKE